The Fusobacterium sp. DD2 DNA segment AATTGTATTGGAAACAATTGACAGTAATATATGGAAAGAGGAAATAAACTATTTATATAGCCTAATTAGATAATCATATAAGGGGGAATTCAAATGGATTACATGACAAGAAGAAGTATCAGAAAGTACAAAGAGAAAGAAGTAGAAAAGGAGAAAATAGATGATCTTATAAAGTCTGGTTTAGTTGCTCCTACAGGAAGAAATAACCACTGCACAGAATTTGTTGTAGTTGATAACAAAGAGATTATTGAATATCTTTCAAATGTAAGAGCTGTTGGATCACAATTTTTAAAAGGTGCACCTTTAGTTATTGCTGTTTTAGGTAAAAAAGAAAAATCTACAACTTTAATTCCAGATTGCTCAATTGCAGCTTTTGCTATTCAAATGAGAGCTCATGAAATAGGTCTTGGAAGTTGCTGGGTACATATGCAAGATAGAAAATCAGCAGATGGACAGGATTCAGAAGAACTTGTAAAAGCAAAACTTAACATACCTGATGGATATATTGTTATGTGTCTATTAGGAA contains these protein-coding regions:
- a CDS encoding nitroreductase family protein, which translates into the protein MDYMTRRSIRKYKEKEVEKEKIDDLIKSGLVAPTGRNNHCTEFVVVDNKEIIEYLSNVRAVGSQFLKGAPLVIAVLGKKEKSTTLIPDCSIAAFAIQMRAHEIGLGSCWVHMQDRKSADGQDSEELVKAKLNIPDGYIVMCLLGIGYPNEEKPAHTLSEIDFNRVSYNNFNNK